One Lytechinus variegatus isolate NC3 chromosome 11, Lvar_3.0, whole genome shotgun sequence DNA segment encodes these proteins:
- the LOC121423992 gene encoding putative nuclease HARBI1, producing MFKLYRFTRQGCLHIIDMISDRLEHRTRRNRALSPSLQVFLSLRYYATGSVMDDTRCIHGVHLSTASRTIRRVTLALCELKDEVIKFPETLEKVRDTQVSFFEVAGFPNIVGAIDGTHVNLHGAPLGEEEYIYVNRKGRHSINVQLICNTQYKITNVVARWPGSTHDSRILRNSAIGQRFANGELQGILLGDSGYRLERWLMTPVRDPHTEAERRYNRAHCRTRVVIEMVNGQLKNKLRCLIASGLQLSPERACDVIVACCVLHNVSKDLREPNYHEGGEEDVELPPIDQAYDPVGEGAATRRDIIDTYFT from the exons ATGTTCAAGTTGTATAGATTTACAAGGCAGGGGTGTCTGCACATCATAGATATGATAAGTGATAGGCTGGAGCACAGAACGAGGAGGAATCGTGCACTTTCCCCATCCCTGCAAGTTTTTTTAAGTCTACGATATTACGCGACAGGTAGTGTCATGGATGACACACGGTGCATCCATGGGGTGCACCTGAGTACAGCATCGCGAACCATTCGGAGAGTAACCCTAGCCCTATGTGAACTGAAAGATGAG GTTATCAAGTTCCCTGAAACTCTGGAGAAAGTGAGAGACACCCAAGTTTCCTTTTTTGAGGTTGCAGGATTTCCGAATATTGTTGGGGCGATCGATGGAACTCATGTTAATCTCCACGGAGCACCTCTAGGAGAAGAGGAGTACATCTATGTCAATAGAAAAGGAAGgcattcaataaatgttcagtTGATTTGCAATACCCAATACAAGATCACGAATGTTGTCGCCAGGTGGCCTGGTAGCACCCATGACAGTAGGATATTGAGG AACAGTGCAATTGGACAGCGATTCGCTAATGGTGAACTTCAGGGAATCTTGTTGGGGGATTCAGGTTATCGTTTGGAAAGATGGCTCATGACACCTGTGAGAGATCCACACACAGAAGCTGAAAGGAGATACAACAG AGCTCATTGCCGAACCCGGGTCGTCATCGAGATGGTCAACGGCCAGTTAAAGAATAAACTAAGATGCCTCATTGCGTCTGGCCTCCAACTATCCCCTGAAAGAGCATGTGATGTAATAGTTGCATGTTGCGTTCTGCACAATGTAAGCAAGGATCTCAGGGAGCCAAATTACCATGAAGGAGGGGAAGAAGATGTTGAATTACCACCCATTGACCAAGCTTATGATCCTGTAGGAGAAGGAGCAGCTACTAGGAGAGACATTATCGATACTTATTTCACCTAG